The nucleotide window actttttggacccacaggttaaaaatgaaacctttggactaaactggcaaaatggcccaaaccacagggactaaaatggcatttcaAAACTGAGACAAATTTACATTTCCCCTGTCGTCAACATTATCATAGGGAATGctttaaaaatacaaaatttagaGCTAGAATAAGTGATTTAGCATATCATCTTTACCCGAAGCATGCACAAGCTACAAGTTCATATAGCAATTTGGCCATTTGAATGGGTTACCCTCTTAAGTCCAAGCAAGTCCAAATAAGAGCTTCATTTCTATGGGAGCTCCAGAATACGCGATATAAAATATAACCTATGTACACAGATCAAAGGTCAACTCTACAGATCAAAGGTCAACTCTATCCTTCCCAATCAGCGGGGCAACAATTGTGTTGTACGTTTGACTATCTGGAATTACTCCTTTGACCACCAAATTATCATGCAACTCGATCAATTCCTCCGGGCTAATCTTCTTACAAGCGTGTGTAACAAGAATCGTATATGTAATAGAATCGGGAGTCAACCCTTGAGTCACCATCATCTCCATCAGTTCCCTTGCTTCTTGAATTGATCCAAATTTGCAAACAAAGTTGATGAGTATATTGTATGTGACTTCATTCACTAATTTCCCATCTTCTTGCATTTGAAAAAATAAACTCAACGCTTCTTTAACCTTCCAAGTCGCACAATAACCGTTTAATAAGATGTTAACGGTCACTACGTCAAGCAAACTTAATTTCTTCAGCTCATCTACCATAATCTTGGCTACATCTACGGAAACATTCTTAGACAAACCATCTACAATGGAATTATATATCACCAAATTCGGTCTCTTTCCCATCTTTATCATATCATCGTAAACACGAACTGCATTTGATATACTCCCCTGTTTACTAAACGCATCAATCATAGTACCATACGTGACCGTATCTGGAGTAAGCCCACGATCAACTATATCATTAAGAACTTGTTTGACCTTTGATACGGATTCATTACCACTTCTAAATAGATAATAAACAAGTATATTTTCCAAGAAAAGATCTTTATCCACAAGATTCTTCCCCACGAGCCATTCATGGTAACCAAGAGCTTCATTCAAGAACCCGTTTCTAGATAGCCCCTTAACCAATATAGCATTAGTGAATTTATCGaagcaaacgtttgtttttatcaTATGCGACAGTAGACTAGACGCTGTGGAACTATCTCCTCCGAAGTAAAGCCAGTGAATTATCGAATTATAAATGACATTATTGGGAATCAAACCGTTATCGACCATATGAGAACACAACCTAAACGCTTCATCTGTGCAACCTTTTCTCAAATACCCGTCAACCAAAGTCCCATACGTCCTTAAGTTTGGTTTAATGCCCATTTTCTTCATTTCATTTCCAAGGCTTTCTGCGGTGTTCATGTCTCCTAACTTGCAATACCCGTTAATGAGACAATTAAAAGTAATCAAATTAGGCATAACAAACCCCCTTGACAACATTTCCATCTTTCTAAACAACTTTAACCCTAAATCAACATCACCCGTTTTACAAGCACCGTTTATAATCATATTAAAAGTAACCACGTTAGGATATATCCCACCTTTTAACATTCGGTAAAACACGCTAAGCGCTTCATACAAAAG belongs to Helianthus annuus cultivar XRQ/B chromosome 5, HanXRQr2.0-SUNRISE, whole genome shotgun sequence and includes:
- the LOC110939631 gene encoding pentatricopeptide repeat-containing protein At1g11710, mitochondrial, with amino-acid sequence MFLKLFSTKRSHLFARRSIHLGKHFKYPNPEDIAFSSISLHLRQRKWNLLDKLLSSNLTNSLVNRILIEFRRSPELALGFYNRVVGEQKSFSPSLDNVCILIHVMISCKRYDDALDLMSNLMQTMGHSHLEVLEGLWNSYDAEISCPDVFDALVRAASTLLGDTGCAYQVIMKLRMEKDFDVSIHAWNNFLNCVIRSNEMNHFWRKYEEMIGYGYVENVYTMNLVIHALCKEMLLYEALSVFYRMLKGGIYPNVVTFNMIINGACKTGDVDLGLKLFRKMEMLSRGFVMPNLITFNCLINGYCKLGDMNTAESLGNEMKKMGIKPNLRTYGTLVDGYLRKGCTDEAFRLCSHMVDNGLIPNNVIYNSIIHWLYFGGDSSTASSLLSHMIKTNVCFDKFTNAILVKGLSRNGFLNEALGYHEWLVGKNLVDKDLFLENILVYYLFRSGNESVSKVKQVLNDIVDRGLTPDTVTYGTMIDAFSKQGSISNAVRVYDDMIKMGKRPNLVIYNSIVDGLSKNVSVDVAKIMVDELKKLSLLDVVTVNILLNGYCATWKVKEALSLFFQMQEDGKLVNEVTYNILINFVCKFGSIQEARELMEMMVTQGLTPDSITYTILVTHACKKISPEELIELHDNLVVKGVIPDSQTYNTIVAPLIGKDRVDL